Proteins encoded together in one Triticum dicoccoides isolate Atlit2015 ecotype Zavitan chromosome 7B, WEW_v2.0, whole genome shotgun sequence window:
- the LOC119338713 gene encoding uncharacterized protein LOC119338713, with translation WARRHFCGDFVVVCPPDSPRGAAMVKTPNSTPKAKAKAASSGAGGAARPSPASASGSGSAKASKFKKRKAIGAGAKVAAPAVAAADGSTSAGAAGRDEPAPASVPKPSTPSGASPATSLKPATVAEGSSAAQVLAPKPDTAEEASASTPKPKPKPKPKQADAAAATSNGAGASGSSGGSKKNRKGHKERLMAWKGKGKQEEAQGNTKGMGKEEGGTKKEGGGDSRGGGLIFMCNAQTKPECFQNRVFGMPMGKKEMVEKVRPGTKVFLYDFDLRLLYGVYKATSKGGINLIRNAFNGKFPAQVKFTTDKDCLPLPESTFKHAIKENYSASRKFDPEITSTQVRRLMALFKPITVQQSAPRGHLDGRYHHEERRHQHEDRPHPLHVEDRRPQVVVHVPAPEDSYRATHYAPFPTESRPGQFLVNVQDDHRYYQQAPPAPESQHIPLAPEARQVPLATGPHYAPSVPEPRHVPLAYYHHLAPSSDDSYYRSRVDPVHERIAARTPPRDYAAQLGELAARADHMSDLYRTTVHDARLEDPYRPGELAARGARVEELYRPGEIASRGDRVADLYQDLYRSAEAPSRGARMEDLYRPGEVAARDVRMEDPYRQGGIDARGSYGGLYRSDQLNARAVDLPHSYQTSNPAYAEASQRPVPTARANGPGAPVSSLYSFAGAPAYR, from the exons TGGGCGCGGCGCCATTTTTGTGGTGATTTTGTTGTTGTTTGCCCCCCGGACTCGCCCCGTGGagcggccatggtgaagacccccaATAGCACCCCCAAGGCCAAGGCCAAGGcggcctcctccggcgccggcggcgCTGCCAGGCCGTCCCCGGCGAGCGCTTCCGGCTCTGGTTCAGCGAAGGCGTCGAAGTTTAAGAAACGGAAAGCCATTGGCGCCGGCGCAAAGGTCGCGGCCCCTGCTGTGGCAGCGGCCGATGGGTCGACCTCCGCGGGCGCTGCCGGCAGGGACGAACCTGCCCCTGCGTCTGTGCCGAAACCGTCCACTCCTTCTGGTGCATCGCCTGCGACATCTTTGAAGCCAGCCACCGTAGCTGAAGGATCATCTGCTGCCCAGGTACTGGCACCAAAGCCAGACACCGCTGAAGAAGCATCAGCATcgactccaaagccaaagccaaagccaaagccaaagcagGCTGATGCTGCAGCTGCCACCAGCAATGGGGCGGGTGCTAGCGGTAGTAGTGGTGGTAGCAAGAAGAATAGGAAGGGGCATAAGGAGAGGCTTATGGCTTGGAAGGGAAAGGGGAAGCAGGAGGAGGCACAGGGGAATACGAAGGGGATGGGGAAGGAGGAGGGG GGGACCAAGAAAGAAGGGGGTGGTGATAGCAGGGGAGGAGGGCTTATCTTCATGTGCAATGCACAGACTAAGCCGGAGTGCTTCCAGAACCGCGTGTTTGGCATGCCTATGGGGAagaaggagatggtggagaagGTCCGACCAGGGACAAAGGTATTCCTGTATGATTTTGACTTGAGGCTGCTATATGGAGTGTACAAGGCGACATCAAAGGGCGGGATAAACCTTATCAGAAATGCATTTAACGGGAAGTTTCCTGCTCAG GTGAAATTTACAACTGATAAAGATTGCCTTCCTCTTCCTGAGAGTactttcaagcatgccatcaaagagaACTACAGTGCAAGCCGCAAATTCGACCCTGAGATCACCTCTACACAA GTTCGTAGGCTGATGGCTCTATTCAAGCCTATCACTGTACAGCAATCAGCTCCAAGGGGTCATCTAGATGGAAGGTACCACCATGAAGAAAGAAGGCATCAACATGAAGATAGGCCACATCCATTGCATGTTGAAGACAGGCGCCCGCAGGTGGTTGTACATGTTCCTGCTCCTGAGGACTCATATAGGGCAACACACTATGCTCCATTTCCTACCGAGTCCCGACCTGGCCAATTTTTGGTTAATGTCCAGGATGATCACAGATATTATCAACAAGCACCTCCTGCACCCGAGTCTCAACACATTCCTCTTGCCCCCGAGGCTCGCCAAGTTCCTCTTGCCACAGGGCCTCACTATGCGCCTTCTGTACCAGAGCCTCGGCATGTCCCACTAGCGTATTACCACCATTTGGCTCCTTCATCTGATGATTCTTACTACCGTTCTCGAGTGGATCCAGTGCATGAGCG CATTGCTGCCAGAACACCTCCAAGGGATTACGCAGCACAGCTTGGGGAGTTGGCTGCTCGTGCTGACCACATGTCGGATCTCTACCGAACCACTGTTCATGATGCTCGCCTGGAGGATCCTTACCGCCCAGGAGAGCTTGCTGCCCGTGGTGCTCGTGTGGAGGAACTCTACCGCCCAGGAGAGATTGCTTCTCGCGGTGATCGTGTGGCGGATCTCTACCAGGATCTCTACCGCTCTGCAGAGGCTCCTTCTCGTGGTGCTCGTATGGAGgatctctaccgtccaggagaggtTGCTGCTCGCGATGTTCGTATGGAGGATCCCTACCGTCAAGGAGGGATAGATGCTCGTGGTTCTTATGGGGGGCTCTACCGTTCTGACCAGCTAAATGCTCGTGCCGTAGATCTCCCACATTCTTATCAGACCTCCAACCCTGCTTATGCTGAAGCCAGTCAGAGACCTGTCCCTACAGCAAGGGCCAACGGACCAGGTGCCCCGGTTTCCTCACTCTATTCCTTCGCTGGAGCGCCAGCATATCGATGA